From Vibrio crassostreae, one genomic window encodes:
- a CDS encoding DUF2786 domain-containing protein, protein MDKKKALKKIAKCLELGNSANVNEAANAIKMAHNLMLKYGLEKDDIEFIKMGKTQSSHLLPANISSTLLRVIRGINTKFGVEAVLLNHKGLKRVEFIGEADRAIFAAFAFDIIYRELNEHTGQFRNSFAGSGTGSLEVTRRVNSFVSGWVEGALEKLPTITPDDESNNKINNYIDKEFKNIDRETFKQQLREAMKNLTADYEVGLKKGRKLSVNRPVGGTQAAKKITKS, encoded by the coding sequence ATGGATAAGAAAAAAGCCCTAAAGAAAATTGCCAAGTGTCTTGAGCTTGGAAATTCTGCGAACGTCAATGAAGCTGCCAATGCGATAAAAATGGCGCATAACTTGATGCTGAAATATGGTCTCGAAAAAGACGATATTGAATTTATCAAGATGGGGAAAACTCAGTCCAGTCACCTGTTACCTGCAAATATCAGTTCTACACTGCTGCGCGTTATTCGCGGTATCAACACCAAGTTTGGCGTAGAAGCCGTGTTACTGAATCACAAAGGCCTCAAGCGCGTTGAATTCATTGGTGAAGCCGACCGCGCGATCTTCGCAGCCTTCGCTTTCGATATCATTTATCGCGAGCTGAATGAACACACCGGCCAATTCAGAAATAGCTTTGCTGGCTCTGGCACAGGATCATTAGAAGTAACACGCCGCGTGAACTCGTTTGTTTCAGGCTGGGTTGAAGGTGCACTTGAAAAGCTGCCAACCATTACTCCAGACGACGAATCAAACAACAAGATCAATAACTACATTGATAAAGAATTCAAAAATATCGACCGTGAAACGTTCAAACAGCAACTGAGAGAAGCGATGAAAAACCTCACCGCCGATTATGAAGTTGGTTTGAAGAAAGGTCGTAAATTGTCTGTTAATCGACCAGTTGGCGGTACCCAGGCAGCTAAAAAGATAACTAAATCATAG